In Nonlabens agnitus, the DNA window GAGATAGCGGAAGGCATTCTTAAATTACAGAAGGTTGCCAAGAAAATGCAGCAGCTCAATTATCATCTCAACAACGAGTTTAAAAACAAATTCTAGGATATAATTACGCTTTCGCGAAAGCGGAATCATCATCAACTGACATTGAAAATTATGATAGATATAAATGAAGCCAATGATCTCTTGAAGTCAACACGAGAGATAGTACAGGAGCATCAGATTGAAACTAGAGAAAGAGGTGAGGATTTTAATTTATTTTCAGTTCTCTCGATGGAATTTAATGAAACTAAAACGCACTCTAGCATGATTAGGGCTTTGCTAGATCCTAAAGAAAATCACTATCAAGGTGACGCTTTTTTAAAATTGTTCTTAAAGGAAATAGGGTATGATCATAAACTGCAGAATTTAAATGTTGCTAGGGTTCAAACAGAATTTCATCTAGGTAAAATCTCAGAAGATTATCTGAGAGGTGGCTTTATTGATATTTTGATTTCACTAAGTGATGGACAAAGCATTGCAATAGAGAATAAAATATATGCGGGTGATCAACCTAGTCAAATGTATAGGTATAGTCAATATAACCAGGGATCATGTAGGCTTTATTATTTGACCTTATTTGGCAATCAACCATCAAAGGATAGTTTACATAGCCTGACTAATGATGAATATTCCGTTATGTCATACAGAAACCATATCATTAGCTGGTTAGAAAGATGCTTACAAGTGGTGCCATCTGGTTCTATAATTGAAACCTCAATACGACAATATTATATTCTGATTAAAAGGCTTACTAATACAATGGAAGACACGCTAGAAATTCAACTTAAGAATATCATTGGCAATCATCTTGAGGAGGCAAAATTTATTCATTCTCACTATGAGAAAACAGTTGAATCCATTCGCAAAGAATTCAAAGAAGCAATTCATAAGAGGTTGAAATCTATACTGGATTCGCGTTTCAATATTCGTGAAGGTAATGACATAACCGCTACCCATTCACAATTATGGATTGATGGGCAATACGCTGGTCGAAATATTATATTCGGTATTGAATCGTTTTCAGGTTTGGGACACAATCACGGTCGTTTATTTGTGGGTGTTATCGATAAAGCAGCTCAGATAGATTTACTGCAAGATGGAGATGTCAGATTCAATTATGGCTGGCAGGCGGCAAGAACAATTGTTACATCTAAAGGAAATCCCCTTAACTTATCAAGCATTAATATACTTCAGGACTTAATTAGCGATAAGAAATATTTTTCTAGTCTAGTTGAATCTGTTGCGCAACAAGCCAAAGATTTTGTAGATATCTATCAAGAAGATTTTGATAGGAAAGTAATTTGAAACAAAGTTTATAAATGAGTACATTTTTAACTGGTGACGCACTTAACGACGCCATAGACAACATTATTACCGACGCAAAGAAGTTTATTTACATCACTTCTCCTTATATAAAGCTTGATGATCATTATAAGGAGCGGTTTGATTTAGTGAAGAATGACCCATCTATTTACCTTCAGGTCATGTTTGGTAAAAATGAAAATGATTTTTATCGAAGCGTTAGAAGTGAGGACTTAGAATATTTCAAAACGTTTCCTAACGTTTCAATCATATATGAGCCTAGACTGCACGCAAAAAGTTATTCAAACGAGAGCAATGGCATAGTGACCTCTATGAATCTTTATGATTATTCTGCGGAGAATAATGTTGAATATGGTGTGGGATTCAGTAGAACTAAATTAGCCGAAAAAGTGTATGAGGTACACCTAGATAATCATTACAAAATTCTTGAAGAATCTGCACATTGCATATTTATTAAACGACCAGTTTTTAAAACAGCTCTTTTCGGGTTGAGTAGAAACTACACTAAATCAGAGGTTTTACTGGATCTGTTTGATTCTTTCAACCATAACAGTCCTAATTATGAAAGAATAGTTTATCAGGACATTGATATTATCAGTCTCGATGAAAAAGACCTGGTTCCAGTACTTAAATCTCGATCTGAAAAGCGAGCAGAGATTGAGTTTGAAAAACAAAAAGAGTCTATCTATGAAAATCCTTCTCAGGGTTACTGTATAAGGACCGGAGAACAGATTGCGTTTAATCCATCGCAGCCGCTATCAAAAAATGCATACTATGAATGGCTAGAATGGAAAAATATGGACTATGGTGAAGGGTTTTGTCATCAAACAGGTAATAGATCTTATAAGAAAACATCAATGCGCTTCCCAATACTAAATTCTTGCTTTCAGAATGAAGATACATGGAATTGAATGACGCAAATAAATCCTTTTTGAGATTTATTTTTCAGTGTGCCCTAATATCTCTGCTAGTGCTTCTGACCATTCCATTGGCCCAGACTGTTTGTTTTTTTGGAAAATCATGGGCTCTCTGACATCTCTTGGATTATACATCCTAATTCCTTTTTCATTTAATGAATGATAAAACATTAAAATTCCAAAAGCCCATAACGAACTTTTTTTAAACTCTCCATAACCTATTAGAGCTTCTACTTTATCATCATCCGTAAGGTCAACATGCCTAATAAAGTTTTTAATAGTTTTTGGACTCAGCAGATTAGGTTTGTATTCATCTAAATCGACGGCACCTCTAAATTCCTCGGCTGTTCTTTCATAATTTTTATTATGAAGAATATTTGCAAGCTTTTGTTTTTTTGCCGCTTTAAATCTTCCCCATTTTCCTTCACCTTGCCAGAACTCTAATAGTTTATAAGCTTCCAATAAGGTGAACCCGTTACGCTTGGATAAATTGTTCTCTTTTATGAAATCTCCAAAGTATTTATTAAAGGTGGTTCTTGACTGGACACCAATGATATCCCTAATTAAAGGTCGTGGGACACGGCTTCCCAACATAGGTTCAAAATAGACTACTATTTCTTCGTTAGTCATCTGAGCTGAAGATCTCTCTCTCAGATCAATTAAAGAACCAGCATTCAATAAATAAATAAGAAAGCGTCTGAAAGATTTGAAGTTGTAATTTAATAGGCACATTAGTACGAACCAAAATGGCACTCCATTTTCAAACTTTCGTCTCTTTAAATCTTCTTCAGTCATAGATAAAGATGGTCGCAATTTTTCAAAATTGCGACCATTTAAAAAATTTACTTTTTTCCTTTAGAACCCGAGTTACCTGTTTTTGCAGGACTTGATTTAGGAGTTGCGTTGCTTCTACCTTTTCCTGAAGGATTTCCAGTTGTACTTGGTGCATTTTTTAATCCGCTTGACTTTGCCATGATTTTGGGTTTTAATATTAATAATGGCTCAAATATATACTGGATGTTTTAAGTAGATTGTAAACTTTGGACGATAGGGTTAAACTTTCAAGCTGTGAGCAGCTTCTGCTTTTTCTTTCGCTTTCGCAAAATCTAGGTTAGTAAAATTTGATCTAAATGCAGAATAAAATTCAGTATTCTTAATTAGATTTCTAAGGCCGCTTTTTGACTCTAGACTATGAACTGCTGCGTAGCCCGTACTCACTAAAACAGGCTTACTGGAATAGTCATTCATTATTTCAACTTTCTTAAGCTTTTCTTTGACAAATTTTCCAAGATCATTGAGCTCTTCAATCTTAGCTTCGTTAAGCTTTTTAATGGAAGAGACCTTTTTAGAAGATTTCACTTGAATGAGCATTATATGCCAATAGCCTTGTCGTCTTTTTACTGCAAAAATATCTGCTGGCGATTTGCTTCCTGGCGTTATATAAGCCTCGTAGTTCAGTGTATTAAGTTTTCTAACTATATATTGTTCGGCTTTATCTCCTGCAACTCTATTGGGCAATGAGCCAGAGAGACCTGCATTCATTCCTTTTGGTAAATCACCATTTAGGTAAACTATATGGTTAGTAAAGGATTCAAAGTTTTTCATAGATTATTACTTATACCACTCTTCTTTTAATGCATCAAAATCAAGATCTTTCCACTCTTCTTTCCATAATTCCCAATACGGTATATCATTAGAAGAAGGTGGTAGCTTACATTTTTCCATTTGAATTATAGAAGGTAGCACAATGGATTCTCCAATTAATAAACCTTCTCCTGCTCTCAACGTCGGTAGCTTATTTATTAAATTTCCTAAAGTATCAGGCAATAACCTTTTGACATAATTCTGATCATTAGGATTAGTAAGTCTCATAGCAATAAAGTTGTTGCATTGGGAAAATATCGTTTCTGAAATTTCCGAAGGTCTTTGACTGGCAAGTAATAGTGAAACACCATATTTTCTTCCTTCCTTGGCAATTCTTTCAATTGAATTTTTAGAAGCTCTATATTTTATCAAATCACTCGTTGGAACATACTTATGTGCCTCTTCATAAACTAGCAATATTGGAATATCATTATTGACCTTTTCCTGCGGATTTTTGCTGGTACGTAGACGTTTATAAATATATCCGTATTCAAAGAGTATTCTTGATATTAAAGAAACTGTTATGCTCAATACTTCAAATGGCACCCCACTAAGATCAATTACTGTAACATTGGATAAGCTCTCCTTTTTGAAACCTAAAATGTTTGAAATAGCTTCTTGAAAACTTAT includes these proteins:
- a CDS encoding PDDEXK-like family protein, whose product is MIDINEANDLLKSTREIVQEHQIETRERGEDFNLFSVLSMEFNETKTHSSMIRALLDPKENHYQGDAFLKLFLKEIGYDHKLQNLNVARVQTEFHLGKISEDYLRGGFIDILISLSDGQSIAIENKIYAGDQPSQMYRYSQYNQGSCRLYYLTLFGNQPSKDSLHSLTNDEYSVMSYRNHIISWLERCLQVVPSGSIIETSIRQYYILIKRLTNTMEDTLEIQLKNIIGNHLEEAKFIHSHYEKTVESIRKEFKEAIHKRLKSILDSRFNIREGNDITATHSQLWIDGQYAGRNIIFGIESFSGLGHNHGRLFVGVIDKAAQIDLLQDGDVRFNYGWQAARTIVTSKGNPLNLSSINILQDLISDKKYFSSLVESVAQQAKDFVDIYQEDFDRKVI
- a CDS encoding phospholipase D family protein, with translation MSTFLTGDALNDAIDNIITDAKKFIYITSPYIKLDDHYKERFDLVKNDPSIYLQVMFGKNENDFYRSVRSEDLEYFKTFPNVSIIYEPRLHAKSYSNESNGIVTSMNLYDYSAENNVEYGVGFSRTKLAEKVYEVHLDNHYKILEESAHCIFIKRPVFKTALFGLSRNYTKSEVLLDLFDSFNHNSPNYERIVYQDIDIISLDEKDLVPVLKSRSEKRAEIEFEKQKESIYENPSQGYCIRTGEQIAFNPSQPLSKNAYYEWLEWKNMDYGEGFCHQTGNRSYKKTSMRFPILNSCFQNEDTWN